A genomic window from Sulfurospirillum multivorans DSM 12446 includes:
- a CDS encoding pyridoxine 5'-phosphate synthase, with translation MLLGVNIDHIAVLREARKINDPDPLDAISLVKRAGADQITIHLREDRRHINDDDAKKIIETSQLPINLECSITPEIIEKVIELRPHRATLVPEKREEVTTEGGLDVVKNKEVIKAIAQRLKKEQIELSLFIDPTNAMIEAAKEIQAEWIELHTGSYANIYAMLYSNLSRSRHSIKALELDRESLHVKLLEATHELERASKLAHQLGLKVAAGHGLNYQNVKRILEINEISELNIGQSIIARAVFVGFEQAVKEMLGLMR, from the coding sequence ATGCTTCTAGGCGTAAATATCGATCATATTGCAGTGCTAAGAGAAGCGCGAAAGATTAATGATCCTGATCCATTGGACGCCATCTCTTTAGTCAAACGCGCAGGTGCGGATCAAATCACGATTCATTTACGAGAAGATCGCCGTCATATTAACGATGATGATGCGAAAAAAATCATTGAAACTTCCCAGCTACCTATCAATTTGGAGTGTTCGATTACCCCGGAAATCATCGAAAAAGTGATAGAACTGCGTCCTCATCGTGCGACCTTAGTGCCTGAAAAACGTGAAGAGGTGACGACAGAGGGCGGCCTTGATGTGGTGAAAAACAAAGAGGTCATTAAAGCAATTGCGCAAAGGCTAAAAAAAGAGCAGATCGAGCTTTCACTTTTTATTGACCCCACTAACGCAATGATCGAAGCGGCAAAAGAGATCCAAGCCGAATGGATCGAGCTTCATACAGGCTCTTACGCCAATATTTACGCGATGCTCTACTCCAATCTTTCACGTTCACGCCACAGTATTAAAGCGCTTGAATTAGACCGCGAATCTTTACATGTAAAACTGCTTGAAGCAACGCATGAGCTGGAACGCGCCTCTAAACTAGCACACCAATTGGGGCTCAAAGTAGCAGCAGGTCATGGACTTAATTATCAAAATGTGAAACGCATTTTAGAGATCAACGAGATTAGCGAGCTCAACATTGGTCAAAGCATCATTGCGCGCGCTGTTTTTGTGGGCTTTGAGCAAGCAGTCAAAGAGATGTTAGGATTAATGAGATGA
- a CDS encoding energy-coupling factor ABC transporter ATP-binding protein, with translation MSCSVNIKNLSTSRDGVRLYENVTLDVSHKEKIAIIGPNGCGKTTLLEIIAGLRPLEEGTLELFHQPMRSLDEFKSMRHLIGYLFQDSDNQFLAPVVEDDVAFSLLASGVSKEEARLKTAMMLQDLGISHLAKKIVYHLSGGEKKLVALAGVLIMEPKLMLLDEPTNGLDQAMQLRLIDILGRIDKSIIIVSHHKEFIELVVEKIYEITPNGLSCSVNLKNESNHHHDHGDHPHSH, from the coding sequence ATGAGCTGTTCGGTTAATATCAAAAACCTCTCCACCTCGCGCGATGGTGTGCGTTTGTATGAAAACGTGACACTCGATGTCTCGCACAAAGAGAAGATCGCCATTATTGGGCCTAATGGGTGTGGTAAAACAACGCTTTTAGAGATCATTGCGGGACTTCGACCTTTGGAAGAGGGCACATTAGAACTCTTTCACCAACCGATGCGCTCTTTGGATGAGTTTAAAAGCATGCGTCATCTCATCGGCTACCTGTTTCAAGACTCGGACAATCAGTTTTTAGCCCCCGTGGTGGAAGACGATGTCGCCTTTAGCCTATTAGCCAGTGGTGTTTCCAAAGAAGAGGCAAGGCTCAAAACGGCGATGATGCTCCAAGACTTGGGCATTTCGCATTTAGCGAAAAAGATCGTCTACCATCTCTCAGGCGGAGAGAAAAAATTGGTTGCACTGGCAGGCGTTTTGATTATGGAACCCAAACTGATGCTTTTGGATGAACCCACCAATGGGCTCGATCAAGCGATGCAACTGCGTTTGATTGATATTTTAGGGCGCATTGATAAGAGTATTATTATTGTTTCGCATCATAAAGAATTTATAGAATTGGTGGTTGAAAAGATTTATGAGATAACGCCCAATGGGCTAAGCTGTTCGGTCAATCTTAAAAATGAGAGTAACCACCACCACGACCATGGCGATCACCCTCATTCACATTAG
- a CDS encoding c-type cytochrome, translating to MKKMNLALSLIALVVLSGCGDKPKSDVMKYKYTPDQVYKETCLHCHGPKGEGVAEKKGPALTKQSVQELEMSLFDIKNGGLGQSTATEHDVMEHNMKKLAEKGYDYDIKMMANYIHNSFNGLK from the coding sequence ATGAAAAAAATGAATTTAGCACTCTCACTCATTGCCTTGGTTGTTTTAAGTGGATGTGGTGATAAACCAAAATCGGATGTTATGAAGTACAAATACACGCCAGATCAAGTGTATAAAGAGACATGTTTGCACTGTCATGGGCCAAAAGGTGAAGGAGTTGCTGAGAAAAAAGGACCTGCTCTGACCAAACAGAGTGTTCAAGAACTTGAGATGTCACTCTTTGACATTAAAAACGGCGGTCTTGGGCAATCCACTGCTACCGAGCACGATGTTATGGAACATAACATGAAAAAATTGGCTGAAAAAGGGTATGACTACGACATTAAAATGATGGCGAATTACATTCACAATAGCTTTAATGGGCTCAAATAA
- a CDS encoding acetolactate synthase large subunit, with the protein MELSGSQMVIEALRKENVSVVFGYPGGAIMNVYDEVYKQNYFKHILTRHEQAALHAADGYARASGEVGVAFVTSGPGFTNAVTGLATAYMDSIPMVVISGQVPISMIGTDAFQEIDAVGISRPCVKHNYLVKDVKDLPRILKEAFYIARSGRPGPVHVDIPKDVTAQMGHFAYPSEIKMQTYKPTYKGNPRQIKKAIEAIQAAKRPVLYIGGGAINSNASAEVREFAKLCGIPAVETLMARGVMGDENPLLLGMLGMHGCYSANMAMSEADLMIAFGPRFDDRVTGKLSEFAKHAKIIHVDIDPSSIGKIVPIDYPIVGDLKNVVEAMIPLAKEQIDESKYKPWRDLLKRYDEIHPLKYEDSNEILKPQWAIERVGQLLGDKAIICTDVGQHQMWAAQFYPFSYPRQWLSSGGLGTMGYGLPAAIGAKVAVPSKTVINFTGDGSILMNIQELMTAVENKVAVVNIILNNQFLGMVRQWQTFFYNKRYSSTDLSVQPDFVKLVESFGGRGFRVTTKDEFDKALKEAIESNTVCMIDVQVDRFENVLPMVPAGGTLYNMMLEYKE; encoded by the coding sequence ATGGAGTTAAGCGGTTCCCAAATGGTCATAGAAGCACTACGTAAGGAGAATGTCAGCGTCGTCTTTGGCTATCCTGGTGGTGCTATCATGAATGTTTACGATGAAGTTTACAAACAAAACTATTTTAAACATATTCTCACACGACACGAGCAAGCAGCCCTTCACGCAGCCGATGGCTATGCACGTGCAAGCGGAGAAGTAGGCGTTGCCTTTGTGACCAGCGGCCCTGGTTTTACCAATGCGGTTACTGGACTTGCAACGGCGTATATGGACTCAATTCCGATGGTCGTCATCAGTGGTCAAGTACCTATTAGTATGATCGGAACCGATGCGTTTCAAGAGATTGACGCGGTGGGTATTAGTCGTCCTTGTGTTAAACACAACTATTTGGTTAAAGATGTCAAAGATTTGCCACGTATTTTAAAAGAGGCGTTTTACATTGCACGAAGCGGCCGTCCAGGTCCTGTTCATGTTGATATTCCTAAAGATGTCACTGCACAGATGGGTCACTTTGCATATCCAAGTGAAATTAAGATGCAAACCTATAAACCAACTTATAAAGGTAATCCGCGTCAGATTAAAAAGGCAATTGAAGCGATTCAAGCGGCTAAACGTCCTGTTTTATACATCGGTGGTGGTGCGATCAATTCCAATGCCAGCGCAGAAGTGAGGGAATTTGCCAAACTCTGTGGCATTCCTGCTGTTGAGACGTTAATGGCACGTGGTGTTATGGGCGATGAAAACCCACTGCTTCTTGGAATGCTTGGAATGCACGGCTGTTACAGTGCCAATATGGCAATGAGTGAGGCTGATCTTATGATCGCATTTGGCCCACGTTTTGATGATCGCGTTACAGGAAAACTGAGCGAATTTGCCAAACATGCCAAAATCATTCATGTCGATATTGATCCTAGTAGCATTGGAAAAATTGTTCCGATTGATTACCCCATAGTAGGTGATCTTAAAAACGTTGTTGAAGCGATGATTCCTCTGGCAAAAGAGCAAATCGATGAGAGTAAATACAAACCATGGCGCGATCTGTTAAAGCGCTACGATGAGATTCATCCTCTTAAATACGAAGACTCAAATGAGATTCTTAAACCGCAATGGGCGATTGAGCGCGTAGGGCAATTACTCGGCGATAAAGCCATTATCTGTACTGACGTTGGGCAACACCAAATGTGGGCAGCACAGTTTTATCCTTTTTCCTACCCTCGCCAATGGCTCAGCAGCGGCGGACTTGGAACAATGGGGTATGGACTTCCTGCCGCCATTGGTGCGAAAGTAGCCGTTCCTTCTAAAACCGTTATTAACTTTACGGGCGATGGCTCCATTTTGATGAACATTCAAGAGTTAATGACCGCGGTTGAAAACAAAGTTGCAGTGGTTAACATCATTTTAAACAACCAATTTTTAGGTATGGTTCGCCAATGGCAAACGTTCTTTTACAATAAACGCTACTCGTCAACCGACCTTTCCGTTCAACCTGATTTTGTCAAATTGGTGGAGAGTTTTGGCGGCCGTGGCTTTAGGGTTACCACCAAAGATGAGTTTGACAAAGCCCTTAAAGAAGCGATTGAGAGTAACACGGTCTGTATGATCGATGTTCAAGTCGACCGTTTTGAGAATGTTTTACCGATGGTTCCAGCAGGTGGAACGCTTTACAATATGATGCTTGAGTATAAGGAGTAA
- a CDS encoding Ppx/GppA phosphatase family protein, whose translation MIGCDLGSNTLRIVEIACESKTRVKAFERIVRTAKDLHVTGMISEISKQNILNALEEASKVFDFQQEKCFCVTTEAMRVASNAKAILDEIEARFGLHFEIISGEREAHLTSLAIEHALKREGFEHQTYALFDLGGGSTELTFCLNGIKQSQSFPFGIINTAERYTQDLEAHVARIVESISPFAQTQPDISSTFLQLVTTAGTPTTVAAFLEGLDYAHYDANKVNGKILHVKDFEEAYQRLSCMNESDAERFTGTNRRDLVVVGILIVKAMMRKLGFEKCIVVDDGLREGVVLEQCYNLARS comes from the coding sequence ATGATTGGGTGTGATTTAGGCTCCAATACCCTGCGTATTGTGGAAATAGCGTGTGAGAGCAAAACCCGTGTGAAAGCGTTTGAGCGCATTGTGCGCACGGCAAAAGATTTACATGTAACGGGTATGATCAGTGAAATTTCAAAACAGAATATTTTGAATGCTTTAGAAGAAGCTTCAAAAGTTTTTGATTTTCAACAGGAAAAATGCTTCTGCGTGACGACTGAAGCGATGCGCGTGGCGTCCAATGCCAAAGCAATTTTAGACGAAATTGAGGCACGATTTGGACTGCATTTTGAAATTATTTCAGGTGAAAGAGAAGCGCACCTAACCTCATTGGCGATTGAGCATGCGCTTAAACGTGAGGGTTTTGAGCATCAAACCTACGCCTTATTCGATCTTGGTGGCGGCTCAACGGAACTCACGTTTTGTCTTAATGGTATCAAGCAGTCTCAAAGCTTTCCTTTTGGCATTATTAACACCGCGGAGCGTTACACGCAGGACCTGGAAGCGCATGTTGCACGCATTGTAGAGTCCATTAGCCCATTTGCGCAAACACAACCCGATATTTCTTCCACTTTTTTACAATTAGTAACAACTGCAGGAACACCAACCACGGTTGCCGCTTTTTTAGAAGGGCTGGATTATGCCCATTACGATGCGAACAAAGTCAATGGAAAAATCTTACATGTAAAGGATTTTGAAGAGGCGTATCAGCGTTTAAGTTGCATGAATGAGAGCGATGCAGAGCGCTTTACAGGTACGAACCGTAGGGATTTGGTGGTTGTAGGCATTTTAATTGTCAAAGCGATGATGCGTAAACTTGGCTTTGAAAAATGTATTGTCGTTGATGATGGACTCAGAGAAGGGGTTGTTCTAGAGCAGTGTTACAATTTAGCACGATCCTAA
- a CDS encoding cytochrome b/b6 domain-containing protein, producing MNKRIHEVFVWPLCTRIIHWIMATSFLLSFGTSFFHYLFRWHLAFGLIFGIVLLFRLIWGFVGPNYATFKTFTLSPKELQEYFVQKVQNRWRKIHAGHNAASSWFTLIVLGLGSWIVLSGLLLQGIQEGSGIFKELNEHYFQFSSILLSLHEVLSYLLFIWALIHIVGVLIEQFYHKTHMLFAMITGYKKAEGNDARVSMVRHLFAYAVIGLSMVTLYNVACSNETFLTQSRFEKRDFQAENPAFFEKCSTCHKLYPPFMLPHDSWVRLMEGLDNHFGEQIRENNITKSEQMSIKAYLLSHSAESSSHKVSFKTLESLGEMRPISMSKVPYWRETHKSIDKNIYHSLHVKDASNCFACHPDFEYGILDNTRIHIPNSH from the coding sequence ATGAACAAAAGAATTCATGAAGTTTTTGTATGGCCTTTGTGTACACGCATTATTCATTGGATTATGGCAACATCCTTTCTCCTCTCCTTTGGTACCTCATTTTTCCATTATCTTTTTAGATGGCATTTAGCCTTCGGTCTTATTTTTGGCATTGTGTTACTTTTTCGACTCATTTGGGGATTTGTTGGACCCAATTATGCCACGTTTAAAACGTTTACATTAAGCCCCAAAGAGCTTCAAGAATATTTTGTCCAGAAAGTTCAAAACAGATGGCGCAAAATTCATGCAGGGCACAATGCCGCTTCGAGTTGGTTTACGTTGATTGTTTTAGGCTTGGGAAGTTGGATCGTTCTCAGTGGGCTACTTTTGCAAGGAATCCAAGAAGGTAGTGGAATTTTTAAAGAGCTCAATGAGCACTATTTTCAGTTTTCATCCATCCTTTTGAGTCTCCATGAAGTGCTCTCGTACCTGCTTTTTATCTGGGCATTGATTCACATTGTGGGTGTTTTAATTGAACAGTTTTACCATAAAACGCACATGCTTTTTGCGATGATCACGGGTTATAAAAAAGCAGAAGGTAACGATGCGCGTGTTTCGATGGTGCGCCATCTTTTTGCCTACGCGGTGATTGGGTTATCGATGGTGACGCTGTATAACGTGGCATGTTCTAACGAGACATTTTTGACACAAAGCAGGTTTGAGAAGCGCGATTTTCAAGCAGAAAATCCTGCCTTTTTTGAAAAATGTAGCACCTGCCATAAACTCTATCCTCCCTTTATGTTACCGCACGACTCATGGGTGCGTCTTATGGAAGGACTGGATAACCATTTTGGCGAGCAAATTAGAGAAAATAACATCACCAAAAGCGAGCAGATGAGCATCAAAGCGTACCTTTTAAGCCACAGCGCGGAGAGTTCATCGCACAAAGTTTCCTTTAAAACACTCGAATCTTTGGGCGAAATGCGCCCTATTTCGATGAGCAAGGTTCCTTATTGGAGAGAAACACACAAAAGCATCGATAAAAATATCTATCACTCTTTACATGTAAAAGATGCTTCAAACTGTTTTGCCTGTCACCCTGATTTTGAGTACGGCATTTTAGATAACACACGGATTCATATTCCTAATAGCCATTGA
- a CDS encoding NAD(P)/FAD-dependent oxidoreductase, which translates to MKSDKIIEEILFEIEKHEGGMSRRHAMKLLAASPIAASVIASATIATEAEASSSNATGKIVIVGGGLAGVATAAKLTNRLANPDITLIEPNPQSVSYQPGQTLIAAGVWEKSDITYETANFIPKGVKWIKDSVVSFDPQNNKVKTADGTEISYDYLVVAMGLTLNFGAIKGLEGEITSMGANDVVRKKVGKDGVYSVYFADGAVDTKKGIEELIAKAKAHKGPEKLQAIFTDPDTAIKCGGAPKKIMYITHDLLKKAGVRDKVELTFCPSGDKMFGVPEYNAAIFEQFKVRDFKWEFKTNLVAIDTEKKMATFEKKWLEKGEYDEDLKEYTMVSMSKLVEKKYDFIHITPPQKAPDFVGKSPVGSSKGWIPVVKETLQHVTYKNIFALGDVAAVPMGKTGGSARKQYNVVAENLIAVMEKQEKLPAAYDGYTVCPLITSIGTVALLEFNWTAKPAPSFPLDPTQERWIWWLLKVYALKPMTIYGMLSGRA; encoded by the coding sequence ATGAAATCAGACAAAATCATTGAGGAGATACTCTTTGAGATTGAAAAGCATGAAGGTGGGATGTCTCGCCGTCATGCGATGAAGTTATTGGCAGCATCTCCAATTGCTGCAAGTGTTATAGCAAGTGCAACAATCGCTACCGAAGCTGAGGCTTCGAGTTCGAATGCAACGGGCAAAATTGTAATCGTAGGCGGTGGTCTTGCGGGCGTTGCGACCGCTGCAAAGCTTACAAACAGACTTGCAAACCCTGACATTACGCTTATCGAGCCAAATCCACAATCCGTTTCGTATCAACCTGGGCAAACGTTGATCGCAGCTGGTGTGTGGGAAAAAAGTGACATTACCTATGAAACGGCGAATTTTATCCCTAAAGGTGTCAAGTGGATTAAAGACTCGGTTGTGAGTTTCGATCCACAAAACAATAAAGTCAAAACAGCTGATGGCACAGAGATTAGTTACGATTATTTAGTCGTTGCGATGGGTTTAACACTGAATTTTGGGGCTATTAAAGGGTTAGAAGGCGAAATTACCTCCATGGGTGCGAATGATGTTGTGCGCAAAAAAGTGGGAAAAGATGGCGTTTACTCTGTCTATTTTGCCGATGGCGCCGTGGATACCAAAAAAGGTATTGAAGAGCTGATCGCTAAAGCCAAAGCACATAAGGGTCCAGAGAAACTTCAAGCAATTTTTACAGACCCAGATACCGCAATTAAATGCGGTGGAGCCCCTAAAAAAATTATGTACATTACGCATGATTTACTCAAAAAAGCGGGTGTGCGAGATAAAGTAGAATTAACCTTTTGTCCATCAGGCGATAAGATGTTTGGCGTGCCTGAGTACAATGCTGCCATTTTTGAACAGTTTAAAGTCAGAGATTTTAAATGGGAGTTTAAAACCAATTTAGTCGCGATTGATACTGAGAAAAAAATGGCAACCTTTGAGAAAAAATGGCTTGAAAAAGGTGAATACGACGAAGATCTTAAAGAGTACACGATGGTCTCTATGAGCAAATTGGTCGAGAAAAAATACGATTTTATCCACATCACGCCTCCTCAAAAAGCTCCTGATTTTGTTGGTAAATCACCGGTTGGTTCTAGCAAAGGCTGGATTCCTGTTGTGAAAGAGACTTTGCAACACGTTACCTACAAAAATATTTTTGCATTGGGAGATGTTGCCGCTGTTCCTATGGGAAAAACGGGCGGAAGTGCGCGTAAACAATACAATGTCGTGGCCGAAAACTTGATTGCTGTGATGGAAAAACAAGAAAAACTTCCTGCTGCGTATGATGGCTACACCGTGTGTCCGTTGATCACGAGTATTGGAACCGTGGCACTGCTTGAGTTTAACTGGACAGCCAAACCCGCTCCTTCTTTCCCTCTTGATCCAACCCAAGAGCGCTGGATATGGTGGCTGCTTAAAGTTTATGCCCTCAAACCTATGACAATTTATGGCATGCTCTCTGGTAGAGCCTAG
- the pdxA gene encoding 4-hydroxythreonine-4-phosphate dehydrogenase: protein MKKIAISIGDLNGIGLEIALRSHNEVKKHCYPLYCINENMLGWGAALLGLDVPSDFEIRDCGKVFEIEPGVCSAEAGESSYDSFITAVALAKSNEVSGIVTLPINKESWAMAGLEYKGHTDALSDLLGCEAIMMLGCEEMFTILYTHHIPLRDVPHEIKAKKLKPFLLKVYEELGAERIAVLGLNPHAGDHGVIGDEDAEIEKAILKVNHFLEREVFVGPLVPDIAFSKNNRENFTYFVCMYHDQGLIPLKTLYFDESINVSLNAGVVRTSVDHGTAFDIAYKEGNPSCLSYINAIKEAVKLSSGKEPLLTF from the coding sequence ATGAAAAAAATAGCCATCAGTATTGGTGATTTAAACGGTATTGGCTTAGAAATTGCCTTGCGCTCACACAACGAGGTGAAAAAACACTGCTATCCTCTCTACTGCATCAATGAAAATATGCTAGGCTGGGGCGCCGCGCTTTTAGGGTTGGATGTCCCCAGTGATTTTGAGATACGTGACTGTGGGAAAGTTTTTGAGATAGAACCAGGTGTGTGTAGTGCAGAAGCCGGTGAGAGTTCCTATGACTCGTTTATCACCGCAGTCGCACTCGCGAAAAGCAATGAAGTGAGTGGTATCGTGACCCTTCCGATCAACAAAGAATCATGGGCGATGGCAGGACTGGAATACAAAGGGCATACAGACGCCCTCAGTGATCTTTTGGGCTGCGAAGCGATTATGATGCTCGGATGTGAGGAGATGTTTACCATTTTGTACACGCACCACATTCCACTGCGCGATGTACCGCATGAGATTAAAGCCAAAAAACTCAAACCTTTTTTGCTCAAAGTCTATGAAGAATTAGGCGCCGAGCGTATCGCTGTTTTAGGGCTTAATCCCCACGCAGGCGATCATGGTGTGATTGGAGATGAAGACGCGGAGATCGAAAAAGCGATCTTAAAAGTCAATCACTTTTTAGAGCGTGAAGTGTTTGTGGGACCCCTCGTGCCTGACATTGCTTTTTCAAAAAACAATCGTGAGAATTTTACCTATTTTGTCTGTATGTACCACGATCAAGGTCTGATTCCTTTAAAAACGCTCTATTTTGACGAAAGCATCAATGTCAGCCTCAATGCAGGCGTCGTGCGAACATCGGTGGATCATGGAACCGCCTTTGACATCGCTTACAAAGAGGGAAATCCTTCGTGCTTAAGCTACATCAATGCCATCAAAGAAGCGGTTAAACTCTCATCTGGTAAAGAGCCTCTTTTAACGTTTTAA